The stretch of DNA CGAAGCCTTTCTCTCAATTTTTCTCATGTCAGAGGATTCGGAAGGTTTAGATGAGAATGGGATGAGAAGAGATGATTATGAGTGTAAACTTCGCGAATCTTGGTTGAGATTATTGTGAGTGAGAACTTACCGAATCTTATTTGAGAGAATTTCTTGGGGGAAGCTTCGGAAAGTGTGGATAAATAGGGAGTAAAATTGAATAGAAAGATAAAACTCTTATTCCGCATCGGTTATGCCTATCACAAAGCCGCTTTTGATCCTGTCATAGAATATTTGATGAATGACGAGAAATATGATATTTGGTTCTCTCTCGATATGGAAAAGAA from Candidatus Cloacimonadota bacterium encodes:
- a CDS encoding CDP-glycerol glycerophosphotransferase, which produces MNRKIKLLFRIGYAYHKAAFDPVIEYLMNDEKYDIWFSLDMEK